A DNA window from Streptomyces sp. CA-278952 contains the following coding sequences:
- a CDS encoding MBL fold metallo-hydrolase, which translates to MNEDTDVQRPQRRTPAFGRRAVLRGAAIGAAAPLLSATTTTAAAGGHGAPAAGSASFRWLGTSGWRIDVGSRTVLFDPYITRFKTGLFDGGLKPDTKLRSDPALVREHVGSPEIVLVSHAHWDHIADVPHIAKSTGARIVGTETTFHLLVAFGVDPGQISVVKGGEVLDFNGITVQVVPSLHSRNKRHSYFAPGTLNAPPAAAPRTISDLPEGDTLAFQVTVGSGGPSAFLMGASDFSEQAVRGLSPDLAMIAVPSSAATFRYTSRLLHALDRPGVVVPVHWDNFEEPLSEPPRRDPVMDLSGFAAQVRGESPTSRIVVPDYRTTYGADMRAGTSTP; encoded by the coding sequence ATGAACGAGGACACAGACGTACAGCGTCCGCAGCGACGCACCCCGGCATTCGGCCGACGCGCGGTGCTGCGCGGAGCCGCGATCGGCGCGGCGGCCCCCCTGCTCTCCGCCACGACCACCACCGCCGCCGCAGGGGGTCACGGGGCCCCGGCGGCCGGTTCGGCATCCTTCCGGTGGCTGGGCACCTCCGGCTGGCGCATCGACGTCGGCAGCCGGACGGTGCTCTTCGACCCTTACATCACCCGCTTCAAGACCGGCCTGTTCGACGGCGGGCTCAAGCCGGACACGAAGTTGAGGTCCGATCCCGCGCTGGTGCGGGAGCACGTCGGCAGCCCCGAGATCGTTCTGGTCAGCCACGCGCACTGGGATCACATCGCCGACGTGCCGCACATCGCCAAGTCCACCGGCGCGCGGATCGTCGGCACCGAGACGACGTTCCATCTGCTGGTCGCGTTCGGCGTCGACCCCGGCCAGATCTCGGTGGTCAAGGGCGGCGAGGTTCTGGACTTCAACGGCATCACCGTCCAGGTCGTGCCGAGCCTGCACAGCCGCAACAAGCGGCATTCCTACTTCGCCCCGGGCACGCTGAACGCTCCCCCGGCGGCGGCGCCGAGGACCATCTCCGATCTGCCGGAGGGCGACACCCTGGCCTTCCAGGTGACGGTGGGGAGCGGCGGCCCGTCGGCGTTCCTGATGGGCGCCAGCGACTTCTCCGAACAAGCCGTACGGGGACTGAGCCCCGACCTCGCGATGATCGCCGTACCGTCGAGCGCCGCCACGTTCCGCTATACGTCCCGGCTGCTGCACGCCCTGGACCGGCCGGGCGTCGTCGTTCCCGTCCACTGGGACAACTTCGAGGAGCCGCTGAGCGAACCTCCGCGCCGCGATCCGGTGATGGACCTGAGCGGGTTCGCCGCCCAGGTCCGCGGGGAGTCCCCGACGAGCCGGATCGTCGTGCCGGACTACCGCACGACGTACGGCGCGGACATGCGCGCCGGCACGTCCACGCCATAG